The following proteins come from a genomic window of Emys orbicularis isolate rEmyOrb1 chromosome 25, rEmyOrb1.hap1, whole genome shotgun sequence:
- the MEIOC gene encoding meiosis-specific coiled-coil domain-containing protein MEIOC, which produces MTGSSSFYDCYKLQNEDNIDLNQTYSSSLSTSSEYSTSVDSSLLYAPWSAYGDDIKQSAVSQISVKNRIPTERNDYGSETDLYGLVSNILEEQDKSQQYFAEGTCSSNLKSVWPVNTTRFADHHDLLSESKRPVVAAVSQQVFYTGESISAAEKPCLHSGNLASQQKIDELYHGFTSMDLEEQWLYPSRNDHASCYNMQTNENAKTPPLQSYSYIKNSFIPQTGFSEVIKESGADTYSYGRDKVCAKGPEVQLHQKRAEMFLPQLNRYSENADYCRYPEYSHPSKAKHNKSTNFSVQDSKTLTNGIPEAPAVDTETYTKLFQVKPAIQKKIEDTIPDQQNFTFSKTTGLLSEKQFANEPSFTTDFGLKSEYGLKSHAACPGSSDFANATEKQLFSKSDPQNSEYFKSLTLLSNSATTSAGTSVRPTWMNIQTKNNTSVLYQNPSTLMKLSNHLSATPKGSNNSNDFSQLSSSNLTLNGNLFQKFCQENPSAFSSFDFSYNTAERIQPANRMEGLTKTGEESLFESVTDKKIKQSNGFCENYSAQQYGITENLNKHNFQAKPQSGHYDPEEGQKHLDGLPQNTYQDLLESHGHFNSHRQGSGDSNIVNSRVNRTQASCFSNNYMMGDLRRNHNFQQLGSNGFPLRSTHPFGHSVVPPMDSYDLFSYDDLSNLYPYFNDMMYGDGSFSGFVPTFGFQRPIKTRSGPASELHIRLEECYEQWRALEKERKKTESALAKNYPGKKVSSTNNTPIPRLTSNPSRVDRLIVDQLREQARVVTLLGKMERLRSSPLHANISTALDKHLEVIHIVQSRRKDEIINASNRQRQGAPRCQDDRDVFALALAIKEMSVATRKARTTLWCALQMTLPKTTTIAGQVDVEKAFQEMVQSEDKACENMNSSNLLNQRGETNKQTLMKC; this is translated from the exons ATGACAGGCTCCAGCTCATTCTATGATTGCTACAAATTACAG AATGAAGACAATATAGACCTAAATCAAACATACAGTTCTTCACTTTCTACATCGTCAGAATATTCAACTTCTGTTGACTCTTCTCTCTTATATGCACCATGGTCTGCATATGGAGATGATATTAAACAATCTGCTGTTTCTCAGATTAGTGTAAAGAACAG gattcCAACTGAAAGAAATGATTATGGCAGTGAAACAGACTTATATGGACTTGTATCTAACATCTTGGAAGAACAAGATAAATCACAGCAATATTTTGCTGAGGG GACCTGCTCCTCAAATTTAAAGTCAGTATGGCCTGTGAACACAACCAGATTTGCAGACCACCATGACCTGTTGTCGGAATCAAAAAGGCCTGTAGTTGCAGCTGTCTCTCAACAGGTTTTTTATACTGGTGAATCCATATCTGCTGCTGAAAAACCATGCTTGCACAGTGGCAATCTAGCATCACAACAGAAAATAGATGAACTTTATCATGGGTTTACTAGTATGGACCTTGAAGAGCAATGGTTGTACCCTTCTAGGAATGATCATGCCAGCTGTTACAACATGCAGACCAATGAGAATGCTAAAACACCTCCATTACAAAGCTATTCATATATCAAAAACTCTTTTATACCACAAACTGGTTTTTCAGAAGTAATAAAAGAATCAGGAGCAGATACTTATTCATATGGAAGAGATAAAGTGTGTGCCAAAGGGCCTGAAGTGCAGTTACACCAAAAGCGGGCAGAAATGTTTCTTCCACAACTTAACAGATACAGTGAAAATGCAGATTATTGTAGATACCCAGAATATTCTCATCCCAGTAAAGCAAAGCATAATAAAAGTACAAACTTCAGTGTCCAAGATAGTAAAACGTTAACAAATGGAATACCTGAAGCACCAGCTGTGGATACAGAAACCTACACTAAATTATTTCAAGTTAAACCagcaattcagaaaaaaattgaagATACAATTCCAGATCAGCAGAACTTTACATTTTCTAAAACTACAGGACTCTTGTCAGAAAAGCAGTTTGCAAATGAACCTTCATTTACCACTGACTTTGGGTTAAAATCTGAGTATGGACTAAAATCTCATGCAGCTTGTCCAGGAAGTAGTGATTTTGCAAATGCCACGGAAAAACAACTCTTTTCCAAATCTGATCCCCAGaattctgaatattttaaatCACTGACCTTATTATCAAACTCAGCAACCACTTCAGCAGGCACTAGTGTAAGGCCAACTTGGATGAATATTCAAACTAAAAACAATACTTCTGTCCTGTACCAGAATCCAAGCACCTTGATGAAGTTGAGTAACCATCTGTCTGCTACTCCAAAAGGTTCCAATAATTCTAATGATTTTTCTCAATTGTCATCTTCAAATTTAACTTTAAATGGTAACTTGTTTCAGAAATTCTGCCAAGAAAATCCTTCAGCATTTTCTAGTTTTGATTTCAGTTATAATACTGCAGAACGAATTCAGCCTGCTAATCGTATGGAAGGACTAACTAAGACTGGAGAAGAGAGTCTCTTTGAATCAGTTACtgataaaaaaattaagcagtCAAATGGTTTTTGTGAGAACTATTCAGCTCAACAATATGGGATCACTGAAAATTTGAACAAACACAACTTCCAAGCTAAGCCACAAAGTGGACATTATGATCCTGAGGAAGGACAAAAACATCTAGATGGATTGCCACAGAACACATACCAGGATCTGTTGGAGTCTCATGGTCACTTTAATAGCCACAGACAGGGAAGTGGAGACAGCAATATTGTCAATAGCCGTGTAAATCGcacacaggcttcctgcttttcaAACAATTATATGATGGGAGATTTAAGACGCAATCATAACTTTCAGCAACTTGGTTCTAATGGGTTTCCCTTGCGATCCACTCATCCATTTGGCCATTCAGTTGTTCCCCCGATGGATTCCTATGATTTGTTTTCTTATGACGATTTAAGTAATTTATATCCTTATTTTAATGATATGATGTATGGTGATGGTTCTTTCTCTGGTTTTGTACCAACATTTGGCTTTCAAAGACCAATTAAAACTCGTAGTGGGCCTGCCAGTGAACTTCATATTAGACTGGAAGAATGTTATGAACAATGGAGAGCattggaaaaggaaagaaaaaag ACTGAATCTGCTCTTGCCAAGAACTACCCAGGGAAAAAGGTTTCCAGTACTAACAACACTCCAATTCCAAGGTTGACATCAAACCCATCAAGAGTTGATCGCTTAATTGTGGATCAGCTACGTGAACAAGCCAGA GTCGTGACTTTACTTGGAAAAATGGAACGTCTTCGCAGTTCTCCCCTTCATGCTAATATCTCCACTGCTCTTGATAAACATCTGGAGGTAATTCATATAGTGCAGTCACGTAGAAAGGATGAAATTATAAATGCTTCAAATCGGCAAAGGCAAGGAGCTCCGAGATGCCAAGATGACAGAG ATGTTTTTGCCCTCGCTTTGGCAATTAAAGAGATGAGTGTAGCAACACGCAAAGCACGTACTACCCTTTGGTGTGCACTTCAGATGACCTTACCAAAAACTACCACTATAGCTGGACAAGTAGATGTGGAGAAAGCTTTTCAGGAGATGGTACAGTCTGAAGATAAAGCATGTGAAAATATGAACAGCAGCAACCTCTTGAATCAGAGaggtgaaacaaacaaacaaacactaatGAAATGTTAA